The Manis javanica isolate MJ-LG chromosome 4, MJ_LKY, whole genome shotgun sequence genome contains a region encoding:
- the CAMTA2 gene encoding calmodulin-binding transcription activator 2 isoform X6, with product MAAAAVTRGTPGAQALLRPAEHRWASSPSPFPDTWRSRAESILQLPSVPPEGWGLRPEPECTDSPSPRPLRPGVTLPPGALTMNTKDATEVAENSHHLKIFLPKKLLECLPRCPLLPPERLRWNTNEEIASYLITFEKHNEWLSCAPKTRPQNGSIILYNRKKVKYRKDGYLWKKRKDGKTTREDHMKLKVQGMEPVSWQCLYGCYVHSSIVPTFHRRCYWLLQNPDIVLVHYLNVPALEDCGKGCSPIFCSISSDRREWLKWSREELLGQLKPMFHGIKWSCGNGTEEFSVEQLVQQILDTHPTKPAPRTHACLCSGGLGSGSLTHKCSSTKHRIISPKVEPRALTLTSVPHPHPPEPPPLIAPLPPELPKAHTSPSSSSSSSSSSGFAEPLEIRPSPPTSREGSSRGGTAILLLTGLEQHTGSLTPTGHLAPQADPQPSMSLAVVVGSEPSAPPAPPSPAFDPDRFLNSPQRGQTYGGGQGVSPDFPEAEAALTTCPALEPAAALEPQAAARGPPLQSATGGRRGNCFFIQDDDSGAELKAQGAAPPVPSPTPSTPPSPAPLEPSGRAGRGETLFGGAGGASELEPFSLSSFPDLMGELISDEAPSTPAPTPQLSPALGAITDFSPEWSYPEGGVKVLITGPWTEATEHYSCVFDHIAVPASLVQPGVLRCYCPDNQFRMSILERLEQMEKRMAEIAAAGQAPFQGPDATPIQDEGQGPGFEARVVVLVESMIPRSTWRGPERLAHGSPFRGMSLLHLAAAQGYARLIETLSQWRSVETGSLDLEQEVDPLNVDHFSCTPLMWACALGHLEAAVLLFRWNRQALSIPDSLGRLPLPVAQCRGHVRLARCLEELQRQETSAELPLALSPPSSSPDTGLSSASSPSERSEGTFSVTSAYSSAPDGSPPPAPPPASEITMEEMVVPGQLSSGALKAPLLLMDYEATNPKGPPSSPPPLPPAPDGGAAPEEADSPRAVDVIPVDMISLAKQIIEATPERIKQEDFMGLPEAGAPVRERTGALGLSETMSWLASYLDNVDHFPSSAPSSEMPFERGRLAIPPAPSWAEFLSTSASGKMESDFALLTLSDHEQRELYEAARVIQTAFRKYKGRRLKEQQEVAAAVIQRCYRKYKQLTWIALKFALYKKMTQAAILIQSKFRSYYEQKRFQQSRRAAVLIQQHYRSYRRRPGPPHRPPGSLPARSKGSFLTKKQDQAARKIMRFLRRCRHRMRELKQNQELEGLPQPGLAT from the exons ATGGCCGCTGCCGCCGTCACCCGCGGGACCCCGGGAG CCCAGGCTCTACTGCGCCCAGCCGAGCACCGATGGGcctcctccccctctccattCCCGGACACCTGGCGGAGCCGCGCTGAGAGCATCCTCCAGCTCCCATCTGTTCCCCCAGAAGGGTGGGGGCTGAGGCCGGAGCCTGAGTG CACAGACTCCCCCTCCCCCCGGCCCCTCAGGCCGGGGGTGACCTTGCCCCCTGGAGCCCTCACCATGAATACCAAGGACGCCACCGAGGTTGCTG AGAACAGCCATCACCTGAAGATCTTTCTCCCCAAGAAACTGCTGGAGTGTCTTCCGCGCTGTCCACTGTTACCTCCAGAGCGGCTACGGTGGAATACAAATGAG GAGATTGCATCCTACTTGATCACCTTTGAGAAGCACAATGAGTGGCTATCCTGCGCCCCAAAGACCAG GCCTCAGAATGGCTCCATTATCCTCTACAACCGCAAGAAGGTGAAATACCGGAAGGATGGTTACCTCTGGAAGAAGCGGAAGGATGGGAAGACCACGCGAGAGGACCACATGAAGCTGAAGGTCCAGGGCATGGAG CCTGTCTCCTGGCAGTGTCTCTATGGCTGCTACGTTCACTCTTCCATCGTCCCCACATTCCATCGGCGCTGCTACTGGCTGCTGCAG AACCCCGACATCGTCCTTGTGCACTACCTGAACGTCCCAGCCCTGGAGGATTGCGGAAAGGGCTGCAGCCCCATCTTTTGTTCCATCAGCAGCGACCGGCGAGAGTGGCTGAAGTGGTCCCGGGAGGAGCTGCTGGGACAGCTAAAGCCCATGT TTCACGGCATCAAGTGGAGCTGTGGGAACGGGACAGAGGAGTTCTCTGTGGAGCAGCTGGTCCAGCAGATTCTCGACACCCACCCGACCAAGCCCGCACCCCGAACCCATGCCTGCCTCTGCAGTGGGGGCCTTG GTTCCGGGAGCCTTACCCACAAGTGCAGCAGCACGAAACACCGCATCATCTCTCCCAAAGTGGAGCCCCGAGCTCTAACCCTGACCTCTGTCCCTCATCCCCATCCCCCTGAGCCCCCTCCACTGATAGCCCCACTTCCCCCAGAGCTCCCGAAGGCACATACCTCCccatcttcttcttcctcttcttcctcttcatcAGGCTTTGCAGAACCCCTAGAGATCAGACCTAGCCCTCCAACCTCTCGAGAGGGTTCGTCAAGAGGAGGCACCGCCATCCTCCTCCTGACAGGACTGGAGCAGCATACTGGCAGCTTGACACCCACCGGGCATTTGGCTCCCCAGGCTGATCCTCAGCCTTCCATGAGCTTGGCTGTGGTTGTAGGCTCTGAGCCCTCTGCCCCACcagctcctcccagccctgcctttgACCCCGATCGTTTTCTCAACAGCCCCCAGAGGGGCCAGACATATGGAGGGGGGCAAGGGGTGAGCCCAGACTTCCCTGAGGCAGAGGCCGCCCTTACCACTTGTCCTGCCCTGGAGCCTGCTGCTGCCCTGGAGCCCCAGGCAGCTGCTCGGGGGCCTCCTCTGCAGTCAGCAACAGGGGGGAGAAGAGGAAACTGCTTCTTTATTCAAGATGATGACAGTGGGGCGGAGCTCAAGGCCCAGGGGGCCGCCCCACCCGTCCCCTCTCCGACTCCTTCCACCCCACCCTCTCCTGCCCCCCTAGAGCCATCTggcagggcaggaagaggggagACCTTGTTTGGAGGAGCTGGTGGGGCAAGCGAACTGGAGCCCTTCAGTCTTTCATCATTCCCAGACCTTATGGGAGAGCTCATCAGTGACGAGGCTCCAAGCACCCCTGCCCCAACCCCCCAGCTCTCTCCTGCTCTCGGCGCCATCACGGACTTCTCCCCAGAGTGGTCCTACCCAGAG GGTGGGGTCAAGGTGCTCATCACAGGTCCTTGGACAGAGGCCACCGAGCATTACTCCTGTGTCTTTGATCACATCGCAGTGCCAGCCTCACTTGTCCAGCCTGGTGTCCTACGCTGCTACTGTCCCG ACAACCAGTTCCGGATGTCCATACTGGAGCGACTAGAGCAGATGGAGAAGCGGATGGCAGAGATTGCAGCAGCTGGGCAGGCACCCTTCCAGGGTCCTGATGCAACCCCGATTCAG GATGAAGGCCAGGGGCCTGGGTTCGAGGCACGGGTGGTGGTCTTGGTAGAGAGCATGATACCACGCTCCACCTGGAGGGGTCCTGAACGTCTGGCCCATGGAAGCCCCTTCCGGGGCATGAGCCTTCTTCACTTGGCCGCTGCCCAGGGCTATGCCCGCCTCATCGAGACTCTGAGCCAGTGGCG GAGTGTGGAGACCGGAAGCTTGGACTTAGAGCAAGAGGTTGACCCGCTCAACGTGGATCATTTCTCTTGCACCCCTCTG ATGTGGGCTTGTGCCTTGGGACACCTGGAAGCTGCTGTGCTCCTTTTCCGTTGGAACAGACAGGCGCTGAGCATTCCCGACTCCTTGGGCAGGCTACCCCTGCCCGTGGCTCAATGCCGGGGTCATGTGCGCCTTGCCCGCTGCCTtgaggagctgcagagacaggAAACTTCAGCTGAGCTCCCACTTGCCCTGTCGCCACCATCCTCCAGCCCAGACACTG GTCTGAGCAGTGCCTCTTCACCCTCAGAGCGTTCCGAAGGCACGTTCTCTGTCACATCAGCCTATTCTAGTGCCCCGGATGGGAGTCCTCCCCCTGCTCCTCCGCCAGCCTCTGAGATTACTATGGAGGAGATGGTCGTCCCAGGCCAGCTCTCCTCTGGTGCCCTGAAGGCCCCCCTGCTCCTCATGGACTATGAAGCAACCAACCCCAAAGGGCCCCCATCCTCACCACCTCCTCTCCCACCAGCCCCAGATGGTGGGGCTGCTCCTGAGGAAGCTGACAGCCCACGGGCTGTGGATGTGATCCCG GTGGACATGATCTCACTGGCGAAGCAGATCATCGAAGCCACACCAGAGCGGATTAAACAAGAGGATTTCATGGGGCTGCCTGAGGCTGGAGCCCCAGTGCGGGAGCGGACAGGGGCCCTGGGACTCAGTGAGACTATGTCCTGGCTAGCCAGCTACCTGGACAATGTGGACCATTTCCCCAGCTCAGCCCCTTCCAG CGAAATGCCCTTTGAGCGGGGTCGCCTGGCTATCCCTCCAGCACCTTCCTGGGCCGAGTTTCTCTCTACATCTGCCAGTGGCAAGATGGAGAGTGATTTTGCCCTGCTGACACTTTCGGATCATGAGCAGCGGGAACTGTATGAGGCAGCCCGAGTCATCCAGACGGCCTTCCGAAAATACAAG GGCCGGAGGCTGAAGGAGCAGCAGGAGGTAGCAGCAGCTGTGATCCAGCGCTGTTACCGGAAGTACAAGCAG CTGACCTGGATTGCACTTAAG TTTGCTCTCTATAAGAAGATGACCCAGGCGGCCATCCTGATCCAGAGCAAGTTCCGAAGCTACTATGAACAGAAACGATTTCAGCAAAGCCGCCGAGCGGCTGTACTCATCCAGCAGCACTATCGCTCCTACCGCCGCCGGCCTGGGCCTCCCCACCGGCCCCCGGGCAGCCTGCCTGCCCGCAGCAA AGGCTCCTTTCTCACCAAGAAGCAGGACCAAGCAGCCCGGAAGATCATGAGATTCCTCCGGCGCTGCAGACACAG GATGAGGGAATTGAAGCAGAACCAGGAGCTTGAAGGGCTTCCCCAACCTGGACTGGCCACCTGA